The candidate division TA06 bacterium genome segment GCCGAGACTTCATCGTGGAAAGGATCAACAGGATACCAAAACTGTCCTGCCGTAAGCCGGCCGGGGCCTTCTACGTTTTCGTCAATATCAAGCAGACCGGGATGGACTCCCGCAAGTTCACCGACTTTTTGCTTAACGACTGCGGGATCTGCGCTCTGGCTGGGGCCAACTTCGGGGCCGAGGGCGAGGGCTACGTCCGTTTCAGCTACGCCAACACCATAGAGAACCTGGCCGAGTCGGCCGATAGGATAGAGAAGGCTTTGTCAAAACTTTCCTGAACCGCTAAGCGATGTGCTGAGTTTAATCGAAGCAAAGCGAAGATCGCATAGAGTTTCAAAGAAATACTTTATCAGTATGAATACCAATTACCTTTCCTGGTTCAAGGCCATCGACATAGCCCTGCAGAACCGCGGGGACTGCCATCTGCTGCTTTCCAGCAACGTCTACGAGCCGCTGGATCTGCTGGAAAAACACGCCAAGCAGAACTGGGGAGAGCTGCGCCGGCTGCAGTCCTACAACAATGACTGGGGGCACCCGGTGCTCAAACGGCTGATAGCCTCCCGCTACGGGGTCAAGCCTTCGGAGATACTGCTGACCAACGGCTGCACCAACGCCACCTATCTTTCCATCATCTCCCATGTCAAGCCGGGCGATACCGTCATCTGCGAGACCCCGGCCTACCAGCCGATGTGGCAGATAGCCGGGCTTTCCGGCGCAAACATCAAATGGCTGGAGCGGCGGCCGCCGCACTACCGGGTCGATCCCGGCGAGCTGGCCGCCCTGGTTGACAAGAAAACAAGTCTGGTGATCCTGACCAACCTGCACAACCCCAGCGGGGCGCATCTATGCAAAAAGGAACTGGCGGAGATAGCCCGGGCGGTGCGGCGGAAGAACAAAAAGACCCGAATACTGATGGACGAGGTGTTCCGCGACTTTGAACCGGGCAAACCGGCTCCGGCCTGCACCATAGACCGGGCCTACATCTCCACCGGCAGCCTGTCCAAGGTCTACGGCCTGAGCCATCTGGAATGCGGTTGGATCCTGGCCGATAAAAAGACCATCGATCATATCGCTCCGTATTTCGTGCTTTCCGACGGCAACGGTTCGCGCTACCTGGAGGCCATATCGGTGGTGGTGTTTGAACAGCTCGACACCTACCTGTCCCGGTCGCTGGATATCGTTGCCCGCAACCGCAAGGAGCTGGTCAAGGCGGCAGGGCCGCTGATTAAAGAAGGTTTGGTCTCGGGGGACATTCCGGAACAGAGCTGCCTCTGGTTCCCCAAAGTTGCCGGTTTCAGGGATGCCGGCAAACTAGCGGACCTGCTGGCAAAAAGATATAAGGTCTATGTGGTGCCGGGAAGGTTCTTCGGGGACGCAGGCAGGATAAGGATCGGCTTCGGCAGCCAGCCGGAGGCGTTCAGGAAAAGCATTGCTGCCTTCACCGGGGCCGTCAGGGAAATAACTAAACGCTGAATGGGGTTGAAATCTAAGCGGATTTTTGTTAACATTAGGTTTGACTTATAGCTATAGGCTGTCAGCTATAAGCCATTAGAAAGAAAAAATAGAATATGGGGCTGTAGCTCCCTTCGACAGGACTCCGGCAAGCTAAGTCGAG includes the following:
- a CDS encoding pyridoxal phosphate-dependent aminotransferase, translating into MNTNYLSWFKAIDIALQNRGDCHLLLSSNVYEPLDLLEKHAKQNWGELRRLQSYNNDWGHPVLKRLIASRYGVKPSEILLTNGCTNATYLSIISHVKPGDTVICETPAYQPMWQIAGLSGANIKWLERRPPHYRVDPGELAALVDKKTSLVILTNLHNPSGAHLCKKELAEIARAVRRKNKKTRILMDEVFRDFEPGKPAPACTIDRAYISTGSLSKVYGLSHLECGWILADKKTIDHIAPYFVLSDGNGSRYLEAISVVVFEQLDTYLSRSLDIVARNRKELVKAAGPLIKEGLVSGDIPEQSCLWFPKVAGFRDAGKLADLLAKRYKVYVVPGRFFGDAGRIRIGFGSQPEAFRKSIAAFTGAVREITKR